The following proteins are encoded in a genomic region of Candidatus Methylomirabilis sp.:
- a CDS encoding 3-isopropylmalate dehydratase small subunit: MGIRGVAWKFGDFISTDLIAPGRYAHLRSDLPKLAEHVLEDADANFAPATMKKDTTYIVVAGRNFGQGSSREHAARIIKLAGVPVVLAKSFARIFYRNAFNIGMPALTLDTDRIAQGDELEVDLKRSLVRNLTKGQEFRVGAIPEVMLAILEHGGIVEFVRKHGDLVFK; the protein is encoded by the coding sequence ATGGGCATCCGGGGAGTCGCCTGGAAGTTCGGAGATTTCATCTCGACCGACCTGATTGCGCCGGGCCGCTACGCCCATCTCCGGTCGGACCTGCCCAAGCTGGCGGAGCACGTCCTCGAGGATGCCGATGCGAACTTCGCCCCGGCCACCATGAAGAAGGACACGACCTACATCGTGGTGGCGGGCCGCAACTTCGGCCAGGGCTCCTCCCGGGAGCACGCGGCCCGGATCATCAAGCTGGCGGGGGTGCCCGTGGTGCTGGCCAAGTCCTTTGCCCGGATCTTCTACCGCAACGCCTTCAACATCGGGATGCCGGCCCTGACGCTGGACACCGACCGGATCGCCCAGGGGGACGAGCTGGAGGTGGACCTGAAGCGAAGCCTGGTCCGAAATCTGACGAAGGGGCAGGAGTTCCGCGTGGGGGCGATTCCGGAAGTGATGCTGGCCATCCTGGAGCACGGCGGGATCGTCGAGTTCGTCCGCAAGCACGGGGACCTGGTGTTCAAGTAA
- a CDS encoding TRAP transporter fused permease subunit — MPDDLIDPSRVSAALELVEAEEGPRRRLTGPVGRAVSAVAVAMSLLFLYWAWGTVTTQILRLSFLGFTLVLSFLLYPARRKRGMERVGWPDWLLVGLSLLAVGYPLWDFEEFIYRAALPTTWDQVFGGLTILLVLEATRRTTGWILPTVAIAFLAYAWLGAWLPAPWTHQGYGLDRLVGHMYTTLEGIFGVPLDVAATFIILFTIYGAFLEHSRAGEFFVNFSLAATGGKPTAAGRTVTLASFLLGGPSGSGVATTVTLGSVAWPLLAKAGYDKASAGGLLSAGGIGAIISPPVLGAAAFLIAEFLKVSYLDVIAMAAIPTLLYYWSVFVMVELDAKKFGARPVAVAGENVWSLTRKYGFHFLSLVAIVVFMLFGYTAILAVFYATLLAAALSFLRRETALTPPRLGRALEGGAVGVLSVAATCATAGIIVGVVTLTGLGLKFSLIILTLAGGGLFLTVLYTALAVWILGLAVPVTASYIIAAVITAPAMIRLGVPEYAAHMFIFYYAVLSEVSPPTALSPFAAAAITGGNPYRTTMMAWKYTLPTFLVPFMFTLHPDGIGLLLKGPWGNILWTTVTAMVGLAALAAGLTGWLLRKTSLLEQVVLVAAGLVLVYPGWLQDLIGFGLCTLAVLLQALRRPPRKAGPVLAVFLLAALLAPARAGAAPVKSPYPMEVVAEELREPRGLLVLPDGSVLAAEQAGDALARIAPDGTVTRIGAGLSWPHDIARDAAGALYVADTRRGRIARVSPDGAVSTYVGGLTAPVDLDFDSAGRLIICEFTRGPLKVAEGPGEAEPFGPVLAGAHGLLFEPGGGILVAENLAERISRVTADGEHRPLWEGIRGVGLARGPSGDVYVAEPGEGRVWRLKPGGVEIVVAEGLAGPRDPAFDAAGRLYVAETAAGRVVRFVGAF; from the coding sequence GTGCCCGATGACCTGATCGATCCCTCACGGGTCTCCGCCGCACTGGAGTTGGTGGAGGCCGAGGAGGGACCCCGGCGACGCCTGACCGGCCCGGTGGGACGGGCCGTCTCTGCGGTGGCCGTCGCCATGTCGCTGCTCTTCCTCTACTGGGCCTGGGGCACCGTCACGACCCAGATCCTGCGCCTGTCCTTTCTCGGCTTCACGCTGGTCCTCTCGTTCCTGCTCTACCCCGCCCGGCGGAAGCGCGGAATGGAGCGGGTGGGGTGGCCCGACTGGCTCCTCGTGGGCCTGAGCCTCCTCGCCGTCGGCTACCCCCTCTGGGACTTCGAGGAGTTCATCTACCGGGCGGCGCTGCCGACCACGTGGGATCAGGTCTTCGGCGGGCTCACCATCCTGCTGGTCCTGGAGGCCACCCGGCGGACGACGGGGTGGATCCTCCCGACCGTGGCGATCGCCTTCCTGGCCTACGCGTGGCTCGGAGCCTGGCTGCCGGCGCCCTGGACCCATCAGGGCTACGGCCTGGACCGCCTCGTCGGGCACATGTACACGACGCTCGAGGGGATCTTCGGCGTCCCCCTGGACGTGGCCGCGACGTTCATCATCCTCTTCACGATCTACGGGGCTTTCCTCGAGCACTCCCGTGCCGGCGAGTTCTTCGTCAACTTCTCCCTCGCCGCGACCGGCGGCAAGCCCACGGCCGCCGGCCGGACGGTGACGCTGGCTTCCTTCCTCCTCGGCGGGCCCTCCGGCTCCGGCGTGGCGACGACGGTGACGCTCGGGTCAGTGGCCTGGCCGCTCCTGGCGAAGGCCGGCTACGACAAGGCCTCGGCCGGCGGGTTGCTCTCCGCCGGGGGCATCGGCGCCATCATCTCGCCGCCGGTCCTCGGCGCCGCCGCCTTCCTCATCGCCGAGTTCCTCAAGGTCTCCTACCTCGACGTGATCGCGATGGCGGCGATCCCCACGCTCCTCTACTACTGGTCGGTCTTCGTCATGGTCGAGCTGGACGCGAAGAAGTTCGGCGCCCGGCCGGTGGCGGTGGCGGGGGAGAACGTCTGGAGCCTCACGCGCAAGTACGGTTTCCACTTCCTCTCCCTCGTCGCGATCGTCGTCTTCATGCTCTTCGGATACACGGCGATCCTGGCCGTCTTCTACGCGACGCTCCTCGCCGCCGCGCTGAGCTTTCTGCGGCGCGAAACCGCCCTGACCCCTCCGCGCCTGGGCCGCGCCCTGGAGGGTGGGGCCGTCGGGGTCCTCTCCGTCGCCGCCACCTGCGCCACGGCGGGGATCATCGTCGGCGTGGTCACCCTGACCGGCCTCGGCCTGAAGTTCTCCCTCATCATCCTGACGTTAGCCGGGGGTGGGCTGTTCCTCACGGTGCTCTACACGGCCCTGGCCGTCTGGATCCTGGGGCTCGCGGTGCCGGTGACCGCCTCCTACATCATCGCGGCCGTCATCACGGCGCCGGCGATGATCCGGCTCGGCGTGCCGGAGTACGCGGCCCACATGTTTATTTTCTACTACGCCGTCCTCTCCGAGGTGTCGCCGCCCACGGCGCTCTCCCCGTTCGCGGCCGCGGCCATCACCGGCGGCAACCCGTACCGGACGACGATGATGGCGTGGAAGTACACGCTCCCCACCTTCCTCGTCCCCTTCATGTTCACGCTGCACCCGGACGGCATCGGCCTGCTCCTCAAGGGCCCCTGGGGCAACATCCTCTGGACCACCGTGACCGCCATGGTGGGGCTGGCGGCCCTGGCCGCGGGACTCACCGGGTGGCTCCTCCGGAAGACGAGCTTGCTCGAGCAGGTCGTGCTCGTCGCCGCCGGCCTGGTGCTGGTGTACCCGGGGTGGCTCCAGGACCTGATCGGCTTCGGGCTTTGCACGCTCGCCGTGCTCCTCCAGGCCCTCCGCCGCCCGCCGCGCAAGGCCGGGCCGGTCCTGGCGGTCTTCCTCCTCGCGGCTCTCCTGGCGCCGGCACGCGCCGGTGCGGCCCCGGTGAAGTCCCCATATCCGATGGAAGTCGTCGCGGAAGAGCTGCGGGAGCCCCGCGGGCTCCTCGTCCTCCCGGACGGGAGCGTGCTGGCCGCCGAGCAGGCCGGCGACGCCCTGGCCCGAATTGCGCCCGACGGGACCGTCACGCGCATCGGGGCGGGCCTGTCGTGGCCGCACGACATCGCCCGAGACGCGGCGGGCGCCCTCTACGTGGCCGACACCCGCCGCGGGCGCATCGCCCGGGTCTCCCCGGACGGGGCGGTGAGCACGTACGTCGGCGGGCTCACCGCTCCCGTGGACCTGGACTTCGATTCCGCCGGGCGCTTGATCATCTGCGAGTTCACCCGGGGGCCGCTCAAGGTCGCGGAGGGCCCCGGGGAGGCGGAGCCGTTCGGTCCCGTCCTCGCGGGAGCGCACGGGCTGCTGTTCGAGCCGGGGGGCGGGATCCTGGTGGCGGAAAACCTGGCGGAGCGGATCTCGCGCGTCACGGCGGACGGGGAGCACCGGCCCCTCTGGGAAGGAATCAGGGGCGTCGGCCTCGCCCGCGGTCCCTCGGGGGACGTGTACGTCGCGGAGCCGGGGGAGGGCCGGGTCTGGCGCCTGAAGCCGGGCGGGGTGGAGATCGTGGTGGCCGAGGGGCTGGCCGGCCCGCGGGACCCGGCCTTCGACGCGGCCGGCCGGCTCTATGTGGCCGAGACCGCGGCGGGGCGGGTGGTCCGGTTCGTCGGGGCGTTCTGA
- a CDS encoding TAXI family TRAP transporter solute-binding subunit produces the protein MHAITRRQAMKLLGIGGWALLGQGAGARRILAQTKVRLSIATGGTGGVYYPLGGGMAALISKYLPGVEATAEVTTASVDNMKLLHAGKIALALTLPDTAWDAHEGKLKGLADKVAVRSLAALYSNYMHIVTLEGSGIRSVADLKGKRVSTGAPGSGTEVKGLRVLEAYGLTPKDLGSQDRLGVTESAGALKDRKLDAFIWDGGLPTAAVLDVAATPGIKIALVPHGDAAPKMVAKYGPLYFTATIPKATYAGLSADVPVAGATNLLVAHERMEESLAYQITKVLLEHTPELVAVHKAAQEITLKSAVVGSPVPFHPGALRYYREKGIKLPAS, from the coding sequence ATGCATGCAATCACGCGACGGCAGGCCATGAAGCTGCTCGGCATCGGCGGGTGGGCGCTGTTGGGGCAGGGAGCTGGCGCTCGCAGAATCCTCGCCCAGACCAAGGTCCGCCTCTCCATCGCCACGGGGGGCACGGGCGGCGTCTACTACCCCCTGGGGGGCGGGATGGCGGCCCTCATCTCGAAGTACCTCCCGGGGGTGGAGGCGACGGCCGAGGTGACCACCGCGTCGGTGGACAACATGAAGCTCCTCCATGCGGGGAAAATCGCGCTGGCCCTCACGCTCCCCGACACGGCCTGGGATGCCCACGAGGGAAAACTCAAGGGGCTCGCGGACAAAGTTGCGGTTCGGTCCCTGGCCGCCCTCTACTCCAACTACATGCACATCGTCACCCTGGAGGGGAGCGGGATCCGGAGCGTGGCCGACCTCAAGGGAAAGCGGGTCTCCACCGGGGCTCCGGGGTCGGGCACCGAGGTCAAGGGCCTTCGGGTCCTCGAGGCCTACGGCCTCACGCCGAAGGACCTGGGGAGCCAGGACCGCCTCGGGGTGACCGAGTCTGCCGGCGCCCTCAAGGATCGGAAGCTCGACGCCTTCATCTGGGACGGCGGGCTGCCCACGGCCGCCGTCCTCGACGTGGCGGCCACCCCGGGCATCAAGATTGCCCTCGTCCCGCACGGGGACGCCGCCCCGAAGATGGTGGCCAAGTACGGCCCCCTCTACTTCACGGCGACCATCCCGAAGGCGACCTACGCAGGGCTAAGCGCCGACGTGCCCGTGGCGGGGGCGACGAACCTGCTCGTGGCCCACGAGCGGATGGAGGAGTCGCTGGCCTATCAGATCACGAAGGTGCTGCTCGAGCACACGCCGGAGCTAGTGGCGGTCCACAAGGCGGCGCAGGAGATCACGCTCAAGAGCGCCGTGGTCGGCTCCCCCGTCCCGTTTCACCCGGGGGCCTTGCGCTACTACCGGGAGAAGGGCATCAAGCTGCCCGCCAGTTAG
- a CDS encoding mandelate racemase/muconate lactonizing enzyme family protein, giving the protein MKVTKVEATTHRVPARVPLLKDPVMREMVFVRVETDGGLTGYGITGPIQRFAVRELVNREAGPMLIGKDPLATERLWHEWFTRLNPRAQTGVWSSAISALDIALWDLKGKRADQPVWKLLGGHSATVPAYITFGLLEYSREQLVQVAKQFVAEGHDKLKMVVAINGAQDPAEDAARVRAVREAVGDRIELMVDANYLFAFPRALDLCKRIEPYRITWFEEPVYGNDARLLADLRRQTSIPISAGQNEGHKWRHRELLLHGAVDILQPNVVYVGGYTEAVKVAAMAQAFNLPIANGGGWPHHNAHLIAGVANGWRVEYHVPMWVTGEIIFRDPPKPVRGAVTLPDRPGLGLEPNEEALRETLER; this is encoded by the coding sequence ATGAAGGTCACCAAGGTCGAAGCCACGACGCATCGGGTGCCGGCGCGCGTGCCGCTCCTCAAGGACCCGGTCATGCGGGAGATGGTCTTCGTGCGGGTCGAGACCGACGGCGGCCTCACCGGGTACGGGATCACGGGCCCGATCCAGCGGTTCGCGGTCCGGGAACTCGTGAACCGGGAAGCGGGGCCGATGCTCATCGGCAAGGACCCTCTCGCTACCGAGCGGCTCTGGCACGAGTGGTTCACCCGGTTGAACCCCCGGGCCCAGACCGGGGTCTGGTCCTCGGCCATCAGCGCCCTGGACATCGCCCTCTGGGACCTGAAGGGGAAACGGGCCGACCAGCCGGTCTGGAAGCTCCTCGGCGGCCACAGCGCCACCGTGCCGGCCTACATCACCTTTGGCCTCCTGGAGTACAGCCGGGAGCAACTGGTCCAGGTGGCGAAGCAGTTCGTCGCCGAGGGCCACGACAAGCTGAAGATGGTGGTGGCGATCAATGGCGCGCAGGACCCGGCCGAGGACGCGGCGCGGGTCCGGGCGGTCCGGGAGGCGGTCGGAGACCGGATCGAATTGATGGTGGACGCGAACTACCTGTTCGCCTTCCCGCGCGCCCTGGACCTCTGCAAGCGGATCGAGCCGTACCGGATCACGTGGTTCGAAGAGCCGGTGTACGGGAACGACGCTCGCTTGCTGGCCGACCTGCGCCGCCAGACGAGCATCCCGATCTCGGCGGGGCAGAACGAGGGGCACAAGTGGCGCCACCGGGAGCTGCTCCTCCACGGGGCCGTGGACATCCTCCAGCCGAACGTGGTGTACGTCGGCGGCTATACCGAGGCGGTGAAGGTGGCCGCGATGGCGCAGGCGTTCAACCTGCCGATCGCGAACGGCGGGGGCTGGCCCCACCACAACGCGCACCTGATCGCGGGCGTGGCGAACGGCTGGCGCGTGGAGTATCACGTCCCGATGTGGGTGACCGGCGAGATCATCTTCCGGGACCCGCCGAAGCCGGTGCGCGGGGCGGTCACGCTCCCCGACCGGCCGGGGCTGGGCCTGGAGCCGAACGAGGAGGCCCTGCGGGAGACGCTGGAACGCTGA
- a CDS encoding putative metal-dependent hydrolase has protein sequence MEDLRYPIGKFRAEADVTDAKRRRWIEEIAGTPDRLRAAVDRLSAEQLDTPYRPGGWTIRQVAHHLPDSHLNAYVRFKLALTEAEPTVKTYDEAAWAELADARTAPVELSLTLLESLHRRWVLVLRSLSPLDFARAFRHPEWGTVTLDWYLQQYAWHGRHHVAHITSLRERKGWG, from the coding sequence ATGGAAGACTTGCGATACCCGATCGGGAAGTTCCGAGCGGAAGCCGACGTCACCGATGCCAAGCGCCGCCGGTGGATCGAGGAGATCGCCGGGACGCCCGACAGGCTCCGCGCCGCCGTGGACAGATTGTCCGCGGAGCAGCTCGACACCCCCTATCGTCCCGGCGGGTGGACGATCCGGCAGGTCGCGCACCACCTGCCGGACAGCCACCTGAACGCCTACGTGCGGTTCAAGCTCGCCCTCACGGAAGCGGAGCCGACCGTCAAGACCTATGACGAGGCGGCATGGGCCGAGCTGGCCGATGCACGGACGGCGCCGGTCGAGCTCTCGCTGACGCTGCTCGAATCGCTCCACCGCCGCTGGGTCCTGGTGCTCCGCTCTCTGTCCCCGCTCGATTTCGCCCGCGCGTTCCGGCATCCCGAATGGGGGACGGTGACCCTCGACTGGTACCTCCAGCAGTATGCGTGGCACGGGCGGCACCACGTCGCGCACATCACGTCGCTCCGCGAGCGCAAGGGCTGGGGATGA
- a CDS encoding DEAD/DEAH box helicase, whose translation MSDRRFHPLVERWFRERFGAPTAPQASGWPHIAAGADTLIAAPTGSGKTLAAFLWAIDGLVRAAAAGPLEDRTRVVYVSPLKALSNDIQRNLQEPLAGIERLAAGEGLELPEIRVLVRTGDTPPAERQRMARRPPHILITTPESLYILLTSEGGRRSLATAGTVIVDEIHAVAGDKRGAHLALSLERLDALAGRPLQRIGLSATQRPIEEIARLLVGSGRLGPDGAPRCAIVDEGHRRPLDLSVQVPDQPLGPVATHEMWAEIYDRIAALTRAHRTTLVFVNTRRLVERVAHQLTTRLGEGKVAAHHGSLSRRTRLEAEQRLKAGEIPVVVATASLELGIDIGTVDLVCHLGAPRALSTLLQRVGRSGHLPAAGAAAGPMPKGVLFPLTRDELTQCAAAIRALRAGELDRVILPRAPLDILAQQIVATAAGGDVGEEDLWTLVRRAYAYRDLSRDDFEAVLEMLSEGVSTRRGRRSAHLHRDRVHARLRGRRGARLAAITSGGAIPDTADYDVIEEPAGTFVGKVNEDFAVESLAGDIFLLGNRSWRIRRVEAGRVRVEDAQGAPPTIPFWLGEAPARTAELSAAVAALRRGVAARLPDAAAATAWLGAEAGLDGAGAGQVVAYVAETLAVLGAVPTEQVVVAERFFDEAGGMQLVLHAPFGGRITRAWGLLLRKRFCRTFDFELQAAATDDGIVLSLGEQHSFPLESIFAMVHPAALEEDLVQAALQAPMFGTRWRWNAARALALLRMNGGRRVPMPIQRMRAEDLLAAVFPAQVACQDNNPGPVEPPDHPLVKETIANCLHEAMDLEGLRALLAAIARGEIRTVAVDTPAPSPMSHEILHANPYAFLDDAPLEERRARAVALRRTDPDLARGVGALDGAAIAEVRAQAWPDVRDPHELHDVLLTLVLLPVTAAEGWRGLAEPLIRDGRATRASWALAEEEGSAHSEALVAAERLRAVQAALPGVRLEPAIAPPAPARGEPEVPDRADAVRLIIRGWMEHIGPTTGAALAARLGLSPADVELALLELEHQGTVLRGRFTPGVAADVLEWCDRRLLARIHRLTIGRLRREIEPVPAADLIRFFLRWQHVQPGTQLHGREGLLQVIGQLQGLELPAPCWERDVLPARIAHYNPADLEALCLSGEVAWARLRQQPALADSEEEPARDSGRRTGRRQAPTRSAPLAFVLRRDLPVFLDPGPAELASVEGLSAAARDVAGHLAGRGASFLADIARATGRLPAQVEGALWELVARGLVTGDGLAGLRALLRPEERRRLPHRRLRMVRGTMLRERLIPLGRWGLLHPVGTVPEPGPAREEREEAMARQVLQRYGVVFRELLTREGRAPAWRALLGIYRRLEATGEIRGGRFVAGFVGEQFALPEAVEALRGVRRVRDDGEVVIVSAADPLNLVGIITPGARLSPASGQVIAYRAGVPVEVGDLGAVRQRLRHQAPAPSA comes from the coding sequence ATGAGCGACCGCCGTTTCCATCCCCTGGTGGAGCGCTGGTTCCGCGAGCGGTTCGGCGCGCCCACCGCGCCCCAGGCCTCCGGCTGGCCGCACATCGCCGCCGGCGCGGACACGCTGATCGCCGCGCCGACAGGCTCAGGGAAGACCCTGGCGGCCTTCCTCTGGGCCATTGACGGGCTGGTGCGCGCGGCCGCCGCCGGACCGCTCGAGGACCGGACCCGCGTCGTCTACGTTTCTCCCCTCAAGGCGCTGAGCAACGATATCCAGAGGAACCTGCAGGAGCCGCTCGCCGGCATCGAGCGCCTGGCAGCAGGAGAGGGTCTCGAGCTCCCCGAGATCCGGGTCCTGGTCCGCACCGGGGACACGCCGCCTGCCGAACGCCAGCGGATGGCCCGTCGGCCCCCGCACATTCTGATTACGACGCCCGAGTCGCTGTACATCCTCCTCACCTCCGAGGGCGGCCGGCGGTCGCTCGCCACCGCCGGGACCGTGATCGTGGACGAGATCCACGCCGTAGCCGGCGACAAGCGGGGCGCCCACCTGGCACTCTCCCTGGAGCGACTCGACGCGCTGGCCGGCCGGCCCCTCCAGCGGATCGGCCTGAGCGCCACCCAGCGGCCCATCGAGGAGATCGCCCGCCTCCTCGTCGGGAGCGGGCGGCTTGGCCCGGACGGTGCGCCCAGGTGCGCCATCGTGGACGAGGGCCACCGGCGGCCCCTCGACCTCTCTGTCCAGGTGCCGGACCAGCCGCTCGGCCCCGTGGCGACCCACGAGATGTGGGCCGAGATCTACGACCGGATCGCCGCCCTCACCCGCGCGCACCGGACCACGCTCGTCTTCGTCAACACCCGTCGCCTGGTGGAACGGGTGGCCCACCAACTCACGACCCGATTGGGCGAAGGGAAGGTGGCTGCCCACCACGGCAGCCTCTCGCGGCGGACCCGCCTCGAGGCCGAGCAGCGCCTGAAGGCGGGAGAGATCCCGGTCGTGGTCGCCACCGCCTCCCTCGAGCTCGGCATCGACATCGGGACGGTGGACCTGGTCTGCCACCTCGGGGCGCCCCGAGCCCTCTCCACGCTCCTGCAGCGCGTCGGGCGTTCGGGCCACCTGCCGGCGGCGGGCGCCGCCGCCGGCCCCATGCCGAAGGGGGTCCTCTTCCCCCTCACCCGCGACGAGCTCACGCAGTGCGCGGCCGCCATCCGGGCCCTCCGGGCGGGCGAGCTCGACCGGGTGATCCTCCCCCGTGCTCCTCTCGACATCCTGGCCCAGCAGATCGTGGCCACCGCCGCCGGCGGCGACGTGGGGGAGGAAGACCTATGGACCCTGGTGCGCCGGGCTTATGCGTACCGGGACCTCAGCCGGGACGACTTCGAAGCGGTCCTGGAGATGCTCTCCGAGGGGGTCTCGACGCGGCGGGGGCGCCGCTCGGCCCACCTGCACCGGGACCGGGTGCACGCCCGCCTGCGCGGGCGCCGCGGGGCCCGGTTGGCCGCCATCACCTCCGGCGGCGCCATCCCGGACACCGCGGACTACGACGTGATCGAGGAGCCGGCGGGCACCTTCGTGGGCAAGGTCAACGAGGACTTCGCCGTGGAGAGCCTCGCCGGCGACATCTTCCTCCTGGGCAATCGGTCCTGGCGCATCCGCCGCGTGGAGGCCGGCCGCGTGCGCGTGGAGGATGCCCAGGGCGCCCCGCCCACCATCCCCTTCTGGCTCGGTGAGGCCCCGGCGCGCACGGCCGAGCTCTCCGCCGCCGTGGCCGCCCTCCGCCGCGGGGTGGCCGCCCGGCTGCCGGATGCGGCGGCCGCCACGGCGTGGCTCGGCGCCGAGGCCGGCCTGGATGGCGCGGGGGCCGGGCAGGTGGTGGCCTACGTGGCCGAGACGCTGGCGGTCCTCGGCGCCGTCCCGACGGAGCAGGTGGTCGTGGCCGAACGGTTCTTCGACGAGGCGGGAGGCATGCAGCTCGTCCTCCATGCCCCCTTCGGCGGGCGGATCACCCGCGCCTGGGGGCTCCTCCTGCGCAAGCGGTTCTGTCGCACCTTCGACTTCGAGCTCCAGGCGGCGGCCACGGACGATGGGATCGTCCTCTCCCTCGGGGAGCAGCACAGTTTCCCGCTCGAGAGCATCTTCGCCATGGTCCATCCGGCTGCCCTGGAGGAGGACCTGGTGCAGGCGGCCCTCCAGGCCCCCATGTTCGGCACCCGCTGGCGGTGGAACGCCGCCCGCGCCCTGGCCCTCCTCCGGATGAACGGGGGGCGGCGGGTGCCCATGCCCATCCAGCGCATGCGGGCCGAGGACCTGCTGGCCGCCGTCTTCCCCGCCCAGGTCGCGTGCCAGGACAACAACCCGGGCCCGGTCGAGCCGCCGGACCACCCGCTGGTCAAGGAGACCATCGCCAACTGCCTGCACGAGGCGATGGACCTGGAGGGCCTGCGGGCCCTCCTCGCGGCCATCGCGCGGGGGGAAATCCGGACCGTGGCGGTGGACACGCCGGCCCCCTCGCCGATGAGTCACGAGATCCTCCATGCCAACCCCTACGCGTTCCTGGACGATGCCCCCCTGGAGGAACGGCGGGCCCGGGCCGTGGCCCTGCGGCGGACGGACCCGGACCTGGCGCGAGGCGTGGGCGCCCTGGACGGGGCAGCGATCGCGGAGGTGCGCGCGCAGGCCTGGCCCGACGTGCGGGATCCCCATGAGCTGCACGATGTCCTCCTCACGCTCGTCCTCCTGCCGGTCACGGCGGCCGAGGGGTGGAGGGGCCTGGCGGAGCCGCTGATCCGGGACGGGAGGGCAACCCGCGCCTCTTGGGCGCTTGCCGAGGAAGAGGGGAGCGCTCACTCCGAGGCGCTCGTCGCGGCAGAGCGACTGCGTGCCGTCCAGGCGGCGCTTCCTGGCGTCCGACTGGAGCCGGCGATCGCTCCACCCGCGCCCGCCCGCGGCGAGCCGGAGGTGCCCGATCGCGCCGACGCCGTCCGGCTCATCATCCGGGGCTGGATGGAGCATATCGGCCCCACGACCGGGGCGGCCCTCGCGGCCCGCCTCGGCCTCTCGCCCGCCGACGTGGAGCTCGCCCTGCTGGAACTGGAGCATCAGGGCACCGTCCTGCGTGGACGGTTCACCCCGGGGGTCGCCGCCGATGTTCTTGAGTGGTGCGACCGGCGCCTGCTCGCTCGCATCCACCGGCTCACGATCGGGCGCCTCCGCCGCGAGATCGAGCCGGTCCCGGCGGCGGACCTCATCCGCTTCTTCCTCCGCTGGCAGCACGTCCAGCCGGGGACGCAACTGCACGGGCGGGAGGGCCTCTTGCAGGTGATCGGCCAGCTTCAGGGGCTGGAGCTCCCCGCCCCCTGCTGGGAGCGGGACGTGCTGCCGGCCCGCATCGCCCACTACAACCCGGCCGACCTGGAGGCGCTCTGCCTCTCCGGGGAGGTGGCCTGGGCCCGCTTGCGCCAGCAACCCGCCCTCGCCGATTCCGAAGAGGAGCCGGCGCGTGATTCCGGGCGTCGGACCGGCCGGCGCCAGGCGCCGACCCGCTCGGCCCCCCTGGCATTCGTCTTGCGCCGGGACCTGCCGGTGTTCCTCGACCCCGGCCCTGCTGAGCTGGCGTCGGTCGAGGGGCTCTCGGCGGCGGCCCGGGACGTTGCCGGTCACCTCGCCGGGCGGGGCGCCTCGTTCCTGGCCGACATCGCCCGGGCCACGGGTCGCCTCCCCGCGCAGGTGGAGGGGGCGCTCTGGGAGCTGGTGGCGCGCGGCCTGGTGACGGGAGACGGCCTCGCCGGACTGCGTGCCCTGCTCAGGCCCGAGGAGCGGCGCCGCCTTCCCCACCGCCGGCTCCGGATGGTCCGGGGGACGATGCTCCGGGAGCGCCTCATCCCGCTCGGCCGGTGGGGCCTGCTCCACCCGGTGGGGACGGTGCCGGAGCCCGGTCCCGCGAGGGAGGAGAGGGAAGAAGCGATGGCGCGCCAGGTGCTCCAGCGCTACGGGGTCGTCTTCCGCGAGCTGCTCACCCGGGAAGGTCGCGCCCCCGCATGGAGAGCGCTGCTCGGGATCTATCGGCGGCTCGAGGCCACGGGCGAGATCCGCGGCGGGCGGTTCGTGGCCGGCTTCGTGGGAGAGCAGTTCGCGCTCCCCGAGGCCGTGGAGGCGCTCCGCGGCGTCCGCCGCGTGAGGGACGATGGGGAGGTCGTGATCGTGAGCGCCGCCGACCCCCTGAACCTGGTCGGCATCATCACCCCGGGCGCACGCCTCTCGCCCGCATCGGGGCAGGTCATTGCCTATCGGGCCGGCGTTCCCGTCGAGGTCGGCGACCTGGGCGCCGTCCGCCAGCGCCTGCGACACCAGGCCCCGGCGCCGAGCGCCTGA
- a CDS encoding DinB family protein, with protein sequence MDPKIALLLEMERSVWSQTWKNLTGLAEEEYRWRPLPQANDINWILRHLAGYERYCGSIVRGVDVGRGHWPDAPFPQIRKDLEELAAAYQEAIAPLRWNDLIHQVPYGQGRTRRLSELLSYHPLHTSGHRFQIRYIRGTHARVTGKDKRVFDPG encoded by the coding sequence GTGGACCCGAAGATCGCGCTACTGCTGGAGATGGAGCGGTCTGTCTGGAGCCAGACCTGGAAGAACCTCACCGGGCTGGCTGAGGAGGAGTACCGGTGGCGGCCGCTGCCGCAGGCGAACGACATCAACTGGATCCTGCGGCACCTGGCGGGGTACGAACGCTACTGCGGCAGCATCGTGCGGGGGGTGGACGTGGGGCGAGGACACTGGCCCGATGCACCCTTCCCTCAGATCAGGAAGGACCTGGAGGAACTCGCCGCGGCGTACCAGGAGGCCATCGCTCCCCTGCGCTGGAATGACCTGATCCATCAGGTCCCTTACGGGCAGGGCCGCACCCGGCGGCTGAGTGAGCTTCTCAGCTACCACCCGCTGCACACGTCGGGGCACCGGTTCCAGATCCGATACATCCGGGGGACCCACGCGAGGGTCACAGGCAAGGACAAGCGCGTCTTCGACCCTGGCTAG